Proteins encoded by one window of Kribbella italica:
- a CDS encoding ArsA-related P-loop ATPase codes for MARLHVVTGKGGTGKTTVAAAMALSLADEGKRVLLVEVEGRQGLAQLFDVPPLPYVERRIAVGPAGGEVYALAVDAEAALLEYLDMYYHLGRAGKALDKVGAVDFVTTIAPGLRDVLLTGKVYEATRRKAHGRLAYDAVVLDAPPTGRIGPFLNVNHEVAGLAKMGPIRNQADAIMGMLRSDVTRIHLVTLLEEMPVQETLDAVGQLEALDLRIGSIVVNMVRHSPLDDETLALAVKEKLPAAELARGLRAAGISASKQMVSTLAAEARDHAVRIGLERENRDRIDALGKQVTELGLVPDGIDHGALFDLAEELRK; via the coding sequence ATGGCGAGGCTGCATGTGGTGACCGGCAAGGGCGGCACCGGGAAGACGACGGTGGCAGCCGCCATGGCGCTCTCACTGGCCGACGAGGGCAAGCGGGTGCTGCTCGTCGAGGTCGAGGGGCGCCAGGGACTGGCCCAGCTGTTCGACGTACCGCCGTTGCCGTACGTCGAACGCCGGATCGCCGTCGGACCCGCGGGCGGGGAGGTCTACGCGCTCGCCGTGGACGCCGAGGCCGCGCTGCTGGAGTACCTCGACATGTACTACCACCTCGGCCGGGCCGGGAAGGCGCTCGACAAGGTCGGCGCGGTCGACTTCGTCACCACCATCGCGCCCGGGCTGCGTGACGTGCTGCTGACCGGCAAGGTGTACGAGGCGACCCGGCGCAAGGCGCACGGGCGGCTCGCGTACGACGCGGTGGTGCTGGACGCGCCGCCGACGGGGCGGATCGGCCCGTTCCTGAACGTCAACCACGAGGTCGCCGGGCTGGCCAAGATGGGCCCGATCCGCAACCAGGCGGACGCGATCATGGGCATGCTGCGCTCGGACGTGACCCGGATCCACCTGGTCACGCTGCTGGAGGAGATGCCGGTCCAGGAGACCCTGGACGCGGTCGGTCAGCTCGAGGCGCTGGACCTGCGGATCGGCTCGATCGTGGTGAACATGGTCCGGCACAGCCCACTCGACGACGAGACGCTCGCCCTGGCGGTGAAGGAGAAACTGCCCGCCGCCGAGCTGGCCCGCGGCCTGCGGGCGGCCGGGATCTCGGCGAGCAAGCAGATGGTGAGCACGCTGGCGGCCGAGGCGCGTGACCACGCCGTACGGATCGGTCTGGAGCGCGAGAACCGCGACCGCATCGATGCCCTGGGCAAGCAAGTGACCGAGCTCGGGCTGGTCCCGGACGGGATCGACCACGGCGCGTTGTTCGACCTGGCCGAGGAGCTGCGGAAATGA